The proteins below are encoded in one region of Solidesulfovibrio fructosivorans JJ]:
- a CDS encoding response regulator has protein sequence MRVEDAPNTPSDAKTAPTGTTWPTGGPWKVLVVDDSSVNRQIVRLYLEEAPIVLEEAQNGREALERFVAGAYDCVIMDNIMPVMDGLEATRRIRAYEVVHGLPPTPIVGISGKAQTADETACLDAGYTLYLRKPVRKAMLLAALTGLFAQGASS, from the coding sequence ATGAGGGTCGAAGACGCGCCGAACACGCCTTCGGACGCAAAAACCGCCCCCACCGGGACGACATGGCCCACCGGCGGCCCCTGGAAGGTGCTCGTGGTCGACGATTCCAGCGTCAACCGGCAGATCGTGCGGCTATATCTGGAAGAAGCGCCCATTGTCCTGGAAGAGGCCCAAAACGGCCGGGAGGCCTTGGAGCGGTTTGTCGCCGGGGCCTACGACTGCGTCATCATGGACAATATCATGCCGGTCATGGATGGTCTGGAGGCCACGCGCCGCATCCGCGCCTACGAGGTAGTGCACGGCCTGCCCCCGACCCCCATCGTGGGGATCTCGGGCAAGGCCCAAACCGCGGACGAGACCGCCTGCCTGGACGCCGGCTATACCTTGTACCTACGCAAACCCGTGCGCAAGGCGATGCTGCTCGCCGCCCTGACCGGACTTTTTGCCCAAGGAGCCTCTTCGTGA
- a CDS encoding surface-adhesin E family protein, producing MRTCLFMAFAVAVASPALATDWVFLSAHDDQSVELYYDRHSVRVSGNTVRVRVKRVFSEDEGRELAAEHGDGEPIAYSVERILLDCAGRRLKRNAAAWIGVSGKLLERTVATPGVPWRPLRHGGLGQALCLELE from the coding sequence ATGCGGACCTGCCTTTTCATGGCTTTTGCCGTGGCGGTGGCCAGTCCGGCCCTGGCCACGGATTGGGTCTTTTTGAGCGCGCACGACGACCAGTCCGTGGAACTATATTATGACCGTCATTCCGTGCGGGTGTCCGGGAACACCGTGCGTGTTCGAGTGAAGCGGGTCTTTTCCGAGGACGAAGGCCGGGAACTGGCCGCCGAGCACGGCGACGGCGAGCCCATTGCCTACAGCGTGGAGCGCATCCTGCTCGACTGCGCCGGCAGACGCCTCAAACGCAACGCGGCGGCCTGGATCGGTGTCAGCGGAAAGCTGCTCGAACGGACCGTGGCCACGCCGGGCGTGCCCTGGCGCCCCTTGCGCCATGGGGGGTTGGGCCAGGCGCTTTGTCTGGAACTGGAATAG
- a CDS encoding GNAT family N-acetyltransferase, protein MHYEITDAKAQDHPAIDALAVEGWQVLKSGYAPEKWESLLLAIGGMSKLSENGRLIVARNSETILGVVAYLPPNASDPVVFPEGWPSIRMLVTRPAYRNMGIGRRLMEACIARAKQDGSACIGLHTSPIMTVALPLYLRMGFVKDRDLEPFAGAPYARYVLYLRGKDRVCGLPRRCNQVPLSGSFMPLSRSTLTTRVWNAVYHFSRPSRCAFWW, encoded by the coding sequence ATGCATTACGAAATAACGGACGCGAAAGCCCAGGACCACCCGGCGATCGACGCACTGGCCGTGGAGGGCTGGCAGGTTCTCAAAAGCGGTTACGCTCCCGAAAAATGGGAAAGCCTCCTTCTGGCCATTGGTGGCATGTCAAAGCTGTCCGAAAACGGGCGGTTGATCGTTGCCAGAAATTCCGAAACCATTTTGGGCGTTGTGGCCTACCTGCCGCCCAATGCCTCTGACCCTGTCGTTTTTCCGGAAGGATGGCCTTCCATTCGCATGTTGGTGACCCGACCGGCCTATCGGAACATGGGGATCGGAAGGCGTCTCATGGAGGCTTGCATTGCGCGGGCCAAGCAGGACGGTTCCGCGTGCATCGGCCTGCATACCAGTCCGATCATGACCGTCGCATTGCCGCTCTATTTACGCATGGGATTCGTGAAGGACAGGGATTTGGAGCCCTTTGCCGGAGCGCCTTATGCGAGATATGTTCTATACTTGAGGGGAAAAGATAGAGTTTGTGGGCTGCCGCGACGTTGCAATCAGGTTCCGCTTTCCGGCTCCTTCATGCCGCTGTCCCGCTCCACTTTGACCACCCGCGTTTGGAATGCCGTATACCATTTCTCCCGGCCAAGCCGCTGCGCATTTTGGTGGTGA
- a CDS encoding DsbA family protein, which yields MRKWNWLLAAALVACVAAPARADDDVDRVRKVLREHPEIVLEAIKAQGPAVLEVIENTARARQRDLERARFAAELAKPLKPALEPGRASLGPANAPVTIVEYSDFLCHFCAQANGTVKALLKKHPDDVRLVFKHFATGKNDARAALYFEAINLQDPKKAWAFMDKAFADQEAVANKGDEALSAMAKELGVDMNRLAKDLTRKDLAERIKADVKEARGFGFAGTPIFLINGAAVRGAVPLDILEEYVAVAKNPKAAATQKP from the coding sequence ATGCGAAAATGGAACTGGCTGCTTGCGGCCGCCCTGGTTGCCTGCGTGGCCGCGCCCGCACGGGCCGATGACGATGTGGACCGGGTGCGCAAGGTGCTAAGGGAGCACCCCGAGATCGTCCTGGAGGCCATCAAGGCCCAAGGACCGGCCGTGCTGGAAGTGATCGAAAATACGGCCAGGGCCCGGCAACGCGATCTCGAGCGCGCCCGTTTCGCCGCCGAGCTGGCCAAACCGCTGAAACCCGCGCTGGAGCCCGGCCGCGCCTCCCTCGGACCGGCCAACGCTCCGGTGACCATCGTCGAATATTCCGATTTCCTGTGCCATTTCTGCGCCCAGGCCAACGGCACGGTCAAGGCCCTGCTCAAAAAGCATCCGGACGACGTGCGCCTCGTCTTCAAGCACTTCGCCACCGGGAAAAACGACGCCCGGGCCGCCCTCTACTTCGAGGCCATCAACCTCCAGGACCCGAAGAAGGCCTGGGCCTTCATGGACAAGGCCTTCGCCGACCAGGAAGCCGTGGCCAACAAAGGTGACGAAGCCCTTTCGGCCATGGCCAAGGAACTCGGCGTGGACATGAACCGGCTGGCCAAGGACCTGACCCGCAAGGACCTTGCCGAGCGCATCAAGGCCGACGTGAAGGAAGCCCGGGGCTTCGGCTTTGCCGGCACCCCCATCTTCCTGATCAACGGCGCGGCGGTGCGTGGAGCTGTGCCGCTCGATATCCTTGAAGAATATGTGGCCGTGGCCAAGAACCCCAAGGCGGCCGCGACCCAAAAGCCCTGA
- a CDS encoding antibiotic biosynthesis monooxygenase family protein produces the protein MIAHTPTPPYYAVIFTSIRTEGDNGYAAMADRMLALAAGQPGYLGVESARDAVGITVSYWSDLESITRWKQNLHHQNAQRLGREKWYTAFQTRVVKVERDSGMKEPESGT, from the coding sequence TTGATCGCCCATACGCCAACACCGCCGTATTATGCGGTCATCTTCACCTCGATCCGCACAGAGGGCGATAACGGGTATGCCGCCATGGCGGACAGAATGCTTGCCCTGGCGGCCGGCCAACCCGGCTATCTCGGCGTGGAATCGGCAAGGGATGCTGTGGGGATCACGGTTTCCTATTGGTCGGATCTCGAATCCATCACTCGATGGAAGCAAAATCTTCACCACCAAAATGCGCAGCGGCTTGGCCGGGAGAAATGGTATACGGCATTCCAAACGCGGGTGGTCAAAGTGGAGCGGGACAGCGGCATGAAGGAGCCGGAAAGCGGAACCTGA
- the ispD gene encoding 2-C-methyl-D-erythritol 4-phosphate cytidylyltransferase, which translates to MSVWTVLLAAGSGTRLAEASGGVKKQFLRLGGKPLYWRSLSTFARCPDIAGVMVVFPPADLDAARKALAGLLAAHDPGVAVLTTAGGVRRQDSVQNGLAALPSDCRFVLVHDAARPFVDPALVGRVITALREGHEAVIPVLPVTDTIKEVREETVLATFDRSRLAAVQTPQGFDAALLRQAFAHAGEEFTVTDDASLVEHLGRPVHTVPGHPDNRKITNPEDLALLEDATPSPVPVVGYGYDVHRYANPAHPGKQPARPMKLGGYPILGAPEVLAHSDGDVLLHALTDAILGCVAGGDIGQLFPDSNPDFDNMASGVFVSEALLLAREAGLTITHVDLTIIAQVPRIGPHAQAIRLNVAALLSLDKSRVNLKATTEEGLGFTGEKKGIKAIALVTGWKRS; encoded by the coding sequence GTGTCCGTTTGGACCGTTCTGCTCGCCGCCGGTTCGGGAACCCGGCTCGCCGAAGCCTCGGGCGGCGTCAAAAAACAGTTTCTGCGCCTTGGCGGCAAGCCGCTGTACTGGCGGTCGCTTTCCACCTTTGCCCGCTGCCCGGACATTGCCGGCGTGATGGTGGTGTTTCCGCCGGCCGATCTGGACGCAGCCCGAAAGGCGTTGGCCGGACTGCTCGCCGCCCATGATCCGGGCGTGGCGGTTCTCACCACGGCCGGAGGCGTTCGCCGGCAGGATTCGGTCCAAAACGGCCTTGCCGCGCTGCCCTCAGACTGCCGCTTCGTGCTCGTCCACGACGCGGCGCGGCCCTTTGTCGATCCCGCGCTTGTCGGCCGGGTCATAACCGCCCTTCGCGAGGGACACGAGGCCGTCATTCCGGTGCTGCCCGTCACGGACACCATCAAGGAAGTGCGCGAAGAAACGGTGCTGGCCACCTTTGACCGCAGCCGGCTGGCCGCCGTGCAGACCCCGCAAGGCTTTGACGCGGCCCTTTTGCGCCAGGCCTTCGCCCACGCCGGCGAGGAGTTCACCGTCACCGACGACGCAAGCCTCGTCGAGCACCTCGGCCGTCCCGTCCACACCGTGCCCGGCCACCCGGACAACCGGAAAATCACCAATCCCGAGGATCTGGCCTTGCTCGAAGACGCCACTCCGTCGCCCGTGCCCGTGGTCGGCTACGGCTACGACGTGCACCGCTACGCCAACCCGGCCCATCCCGGCAAACAGCCGGCCCGGCCCATGAAGCTCGGCGGCTATCCCATCCTCGGCGCGCCCGAGGTGCTGGCCCATTCCGACGGCGACGTGCTGCTGCACGCGCTGACCGACGCCATTCTCGGCTGCGTGGCCGGCGGCGACATCGGCCAGCTTTTTCCGGACAGCAATCCCGACTTCGACAACATGGCCTCGGGGGTGTTCGTCAGCGAGGCGCTGCTCCTGGCGCGCGAAGCGGGGCTGACCATCACCCACGTGGACCTGACCATCATCGCCCAGGTTCCACGCATCGGCCCCCACGCCCAGGCCATCCGCCTGAACGTGGCGGCGCTTCTTAGCCTCGACAAATCCCGCGTGAACCTGAAAGCCACGACCGAGGAAGGACTGGGATTTACCGGCGAGAAAAAAGGCATCAAGGCCATCGCCCTGGTCACGGGCTGGAAGCGCAGTTAA
- a CDS encoding sensor histidine kinase, with translation MPSVRQILVQNVIKFLPVGLIVIDPKGDVMVASPSAGVLLGIPAESLEGKNWRTLIRPESANEQFNRNVVDAVEKGRAFRHCLTDYQCPDGQPRRFSMTASCAENGGKRAGVTFLLDDVTALYRSRERETAILREKNRLQYDMIESLNNLALSVAHQIRNPAAAIGGFSLKLLREHKERHLPTEYPDIIFQEARRLEELVAAVVRLSSLPHPRLTALPLAGLVEEATARAEQAAESLHKRFECSLSLEDVEIVADGSLLGQALHEILLNALEFSGRDTVRAAITLARRDDSVLLAVTDDGPGVRPDLLSFVFDPFFTTKARGAGIGLTLARRAVSEHNGEIDVRPAEGGGTTVSMRLFDTPEAGLGREAFCGPMGLDVREIKTKARELGLDVTGLTTIDAVRAIQKKEGFAPCFAWGVHDRCGQELCAFRRECVKTTRIGDVRRITYGGNNDGPA, from the coding sequence ATGCCAAGCGTCAGACAGATACTCGTCCAAAACGTCATTAAATTTCTGCCCGTGGGCCTCATCGTCATCGACCCGAAGGGAGACGTGATGGTGGCCAGCCCTTCGGCGGGCGTGCTGCTCGGCATTCCGGCGGAGAGCCTGGAAGGCAAGAACTGGCGCACGCTCATCCGCCCCGAGTCGGCCAACGAACAATTCAACCGCAACGTCGTCGACGCCGTGGAAAAGGGCCGGGCCTTCCGCCATTGCCTCACGGATTACCAATGTCCGGACGGGCAGCCGCGCCGTTTTTCCATGACCGCTTCCTGCGCCGAAAACGGCGGCAAGCGGGCCGGCGTGACCTTTCTGCTTGACGACGTCACGGCGCTTTACCGGAGCCGGGAACGCGAGACGGCCATATTGCGGGAGAAAAACCGCCTGCAATACGACATGATCGAAAGCCTCAACAACCTGGCCTTGTCCGTGGCCCACCAGATCCGCAATCCGGCCGCGGCAATAGGCGGCTTCTCCCTGAAGCTCTTGCGCGAGCACAAGGAGCGGCATCTGCCGACGGAATATCCCGACATCATCTTTCAGGAGGCCAGACGCCTCGAGGAACTGGTGGCGGCGGTGGTGCGGCTGTCGTCGCTGCCCCATCCGCGCCTGACCGCCTTGCCGCTGGCCGGGTTGGTGGAGGAGGCCACGGCAAGGGCCGAACAGGCGGCCGAGTCCCTGCACAAGCGCTTCGAGTGCTCCTTGTCCCTGGAGGATGTCGAGATCGTGGCCGACGGCAGCCTGCTCGGGCAGGCGCTGCATGAAATCCTGCTCAACGCCCTGGAATTTTCCGGCCGCGACACCGTGCGCGCCGCCATCACCCTGGCCCGGCGCGACGACAGCGTCCTTTTGGCCGTGACCGACGACGGCCCGGGCGTGCGCCCCGATCTGCTTTCCTTCGTGTTCGACCCGTTTTTCACCACCAAGGCCCGGGGCGCGGGCATCGGCCTGACCCTGGCCCGGCGGGCCGTGTCGGAGCACAACGGCGAAATCGACGTGCGTCCGGCCGAAGGCGGCGGCACGACCGTCTCCATGCGCCTTTTCGACACCCCCGAGGCCGGGCTCGGCCGGGAGGCCTTTTGCGGGCCCATGGGCCTCGACGTGCGCGAGATCAAGACCAAGGCCCGGGAACTGGGACTCGACGTCACGGGACTCACGACCATCGACGCCGTGCGGGCCATCCAGAAAAAGGAAGGCTTCGCCCCGTGTTTCGCCTGGGGCGTGCACGACCGCTGCGGCCAGGAACTGTGCGCCTTCCGCCGTGAATGCGTGAAGACGACCCGTATCGGCGATGTGCGCCGCATCACCTATGGCGGGAATAACGACGGTCCGGCCTGA
- a CDS encoding glycosyltransferase: MLCALAGLALCGRLEAGRGWYAFWWLASFGGLAWTAVRFPAMGRGRATFALLTLGLVLRFAFVWAWPADSDVNRYIVEGALQTVGGNPYLLAPGDPGAARLLPEALRPVLARVNHPELSAAYPPLAELYCRLVAAISPTRVAFQTAAALADWGVCLAVAVWVWRTGRPAALLLLCVANPLSLAMAAGEGHCDAVAALGVALAMGAFASRRDRAGFFLLGAAAMVKYPAALLIPFFLHRSNARQAWAALLPLAFFMVYASAGGHYFTSLAAFAGYIAHGGPVAAGLRPLLGGLAPWASLFLGAATLAVLWLSLQDDRRGPIAGLTVGLACLPTLYPWYFLPVVPLFSARPGWAYWWLLAGQCLVTTPSWLRAGGLGGEGWAMAAVWLPFVALTVLGWRRPLLLVADRPFAPVARCWVVIPARNEADRLGACLTSLAPGRAAGTIAGVVVADGGSSDATAAVAAAHGARVVAAMGGRGGQIAAAVAVCPGEAVLVVHADAVCRPDVPERVLFALNRDPRLSGGAVGMDFSGGGFGLWGIAALNALRARATGISFGDQGQFFRREALDAVGGFPDMALMEDVELALKLREAGETASLGGGLTVSARRWAGRGFGPNLVRVLTLFIGYLLGRRLGLGDPTGVRHFRRYYGRPPHQTPI; encoded by the coding sequence TTGCTTTGCGCGCTGGCCGGGTTGGCGCTTTGCGGGAGGCTCGAAGCGGGGCGTGGGTGGTATGCCTTCTGGTGGCTGGCGTCCTTTGGCGGTCTGGCCTGGACGGCGGTCCGGTTTCCGGCGATGGGGCGGGGCAGGGCAACGTTTGCCCTGCTCACGTTGGGGCTGGTGTTGCGGTTCGCCTTCGTGTGGGCTTGGCCGGCCGATTCCGACGTCAACCGCTACATCGTCGAAGGCGCGCTCCAGACGGTGGGCGGCAATCCCTATTTGCTGGCTCCGGGCGACCCGGGAGCGGCGCGGCTTTTGCCCGAAGCCCTGCGCCCGGTGTTGGCCCGGGTCAACCACCCGGAGCTTTCTGCCGCCTATCCGCCCCTGGCCGAACTTTATTGCCGGCTGGTGGCCGCGATTTCCCCCACCCGGGTCGCATTTCAGACAGCGGCCGCTCTGGCGGACTGGGGGGTATGCCTGGCCGTGGCCGTCTGGGTGTGGCGCACGGGACGTCCGGCAGCGCTTTTGCTTTTGTGCGTGGCCAATCCGCTCTCGCTGGCCATGGCGGCCGGGGAGGGGCACTGCGACGCGGTCGCGGCCCTTGGCGTGGCCCTGGCCATGGGCGCATTCGCGTCCAGGCGGGACCGCGCGGGCTTTTTCCTGCTTGGCGCGGCGGCCATGGTGAAATACCCGGCCGCGCTTCTCATTCCCTTCTTTTTGCATCGAAGCAACGCCCGCCAGGCCTGGGCGGCATTGCTCCCTCTGGCTTTTTTCATGGTGTATGCCTCGGCCGGGGGCCATTACTTCACCTCCCTGGCCGCCTTCGCCGGCTACATCGCCCATGGCGGGCCGGTCGCGGCCGGGCTGCGACCACTTTTGGGGGGGCTTGCGCCGTGGGCGTCCCTGTTCCTTGGCGCGGCGACCCTGGCCGTGCTGTGGCTCTCCCTCCAGGACGACAGGCGCGGCCCCATCGCCGGGCTGACCGTCGGGCTCGCCTGCCTGCCAACGCTCTATCCCTGGTACTTTCTGCCGGTCGTGCCGCTTTTTTCGGCCCGGCCGGGCTGGGCGTACTGGTGGCTTTTGGCCGGCCAATGCCTGGTGACCACGCCTTCCTGGCTGCGGGCCGGCGGACTTGGCGGCGAGGGCTGGGCCATGGCGGCCGTCTGGCTGCCGTTTGTCGCTTTGACGGTCCTTGGCTGGCGACGCCCGCTGCTTCTGGTCGCCGACAGGCCTTTCGCGCCGGTTGCGCGGTGTTGGGTGGTGATTCCGGCCAGAAACGAGGCCGATCGGCTCGGGGCCTGCCTGACGTCCCTGGCTCCGGGGCGTGCCGCGGGAACCATCGCCGGGGTGGTGGTGGCCGACGGCGGTTCGAGCGACGCCACGGCCGCAGTGGCCGCCGCCCACGGGGCGCGGGTGGTCGCGGCGATGGGCGGCCGGGGGGGACAGATCGCGGCCGCCGTGGCTGTTTGCCCCGGCGAGGCCGTGCTGGTGGTTCACGCCGACGCGGTGTGCCGGCCGGACGTGCCGGAGCGGGTGCTTTTCGCCCTCAACCGGGACCCGCGCCTTTCGGGCGGGGCGGTGGGCATGGATTTTTCCGGCGGCGGCTTCGGGCTTTGGGGCATTGCCGCCTTAAACGCCCTGCGCGCCCGGGCCACGGGCATAAGCTTTGGCGATCAGGGGCAATTTTTCCGGCGCGAGGCCCTCGATGCCGTGGGCGGCTTTCCGGACATGGCGCTCATGGAGGATGTGGAACTGGCGCTCAAGCTGCGCGAGGCCGGCGAGACGGCCTCCCTCGGCGGCGGGCTAACGGTTTCGGCCAGACGGTGGGCCGGCCGGGGATTTGGTCCCAACCTGGTCCGGGTGCTCACGCTTTTTATCGGCTATCTCCTGGGGCGTCGTCTGGGGCTTGGCGATCCGACGGGCGTGCGCCACTTCCGGCGCTACTATGGCCGGCCGCCTCACCAGACCCCGATATAG
- a CDS encoding rhodanese-like domain-containing protein, with product MIARNLPPGAAGNQGTLPGPKRRVGQKRIISRAGLATALAVLAALFVTAACSRPPADDAARKARVYELFAQYKKDFPNAPEVSAEDAVSLWRQGKLLPIDVREPTERAVSTLPGAVTAEEYLADPGRFGDKRPVAYCTIGYRSGQWAEAKAREGLPVANMAAGLLGWLHAGGTLVDAKGEPTKTVNVYGRTWDLAPKGYIGVW from the coding sequence ATGATTGCCCGAAACCTGCCGCCGGGGGCGGCGGGAAATCAAGGAACTCTCCCCGGCCCGAAACGCCGGGTCGGACAAAAACGGATCATAAGCCGGGCCGGGCTGGCCACGGCGCTTGCCGTGCTTGCGGCCCTGTTCGTGACCGCCGCCTGTTCCCGACCGCCGGCCGACGACGCCGCGCGCAAGGCCCGCGTCTACGAACTGTTCGCCCAGTACAAAAAGGATTTTCCGAACGCCCCGGAAGTGTCGGCCGAGGACGCCGTGTCGCTGTGGCGACAGGGCAAGCTCCTGCCCATCGACGTACGCGAGCCGACCGAGCGGGCCGTGTCCACCCTGCCCGGAGCCGTCACGGCCGAGGAGTACCTGGCCGATCCCGGTCGCTTTGGCGACAAACGGCCGGTGGCCTACTGCACCATCGGCTACCGCAGCGGCCAATGGGCCGAGGCCAAGGCCAGGGAGGGCCTTCCCGTGGCCAACATGGCCGCCGGCCTGCTCGGCTGGCTGCACGCCGGCGGCACGCTGGTCGACGCCAAGGGCGAGCCGACCAAGACGGTCAACGTCTACGGCCGCACCTGGGACCTTGCGCCCAAGGGCTATATCGGGGTCTGGTGA
- a CDS encoding DUF547 domain-containing protein, with the protein MKKRFLLIVAASLLLAVAVSALAAAGDDAGYGGLLMRHVADGRVDYAGLKTDEARLDAALEAMSRVDPAALSPQAQFAYYINVYNAWTLKLILEHYPGIRSIKEAGSFFRSPWKRSFVRLRDGVVSLDDIEHGILRSRFHDPRVHFAVNCASKSCPPLADAPYRGETLDAQLDAATKAFINNPKNTFFKDGALHVSRIFDWYGEDFGGATGVWTFIRRFADPALAREMDAAPRHELVYDPYDWSLNGR; encoded by the coding sequence ATGAAAAAACGCTTCCTCTTGATCGTGGCGGCATCGCTGCTGCTGGCGGTCGCCGTATCCGCCCTGGCCGCCGCCGGCGACGATGCGGGCTATGGTGGGCTTTTGATGCGTCATGTCGCGGACGGGCGCGTGGATTATGCCGGGCTGAAAACAGATGAGGCGCGACTCGACGCGGCCTTGGAGGCCATGTCCCGGGTCGATCCGGCCGCGCTCTCGCCCCAGGCGCAATTCGCCTATTATATTAATGTCTATAACGCCTGGACCCTGAAGCTGATCCTGGAGCATTACCCGGGCATTCGTTCCATCAAGGAGGCGGGGAGTTTTTTTCGTTCGCCGTGGAAACGGTCATTTGTGCGTCTGCGGGACGGGGTGGTGAGTCTCGACGACATCGAGCACGGCATCCTGCGGTCGCGTTTCCATGACCCGCGCGTGCATTTCGCCGTCAATTGCGCCTCCAAAAGCTGTCCGCCCCTGGCCGACGCGCCGTATCGCGGTGAGACGCTTGACGCCCAGCTCGACGCCGCGACCAAGGCCTTCATCAACAACCCGAAGAACACCTTTTTCAAGGATGGCGCGCTCCATGTCAGCCGCATCTTCGACTGGTACGGCGAGGATTTCGGCGGCGCGACCGGGGTGTGGACGTTCATCCGCCGTTTCGCCGATCCGGCCCTGGCCCGGGAGATGGATGCCGCGCCCCGCCATGAACTGGTCTATGACCCGTACGATTGGTCGCTCAACGGCCGATGA